Proteins encoded together in one Candidatus Xianfuyuplasma coldseepsis window:
- a CDS encoding SHOCT domain-containing protein, with product MMILWFVIIGALVYFLVKGDFSLGSIQGRSADSHLDERLAKGEISIEEYQELKTTLKEKR from the coding sequence ATGATGATTTTATGGTTTGTAATTATAGGAGCTTTGGTTTATTTTCTAGTAAAAGGTGACTTTAGTTTGGGTTCAATACAAGGTCGAAGTGCTGACAGTCATCTAGATGAAAGACTTGCTAAAGGTGAAATTAGTATCGAAGAATATCAAGAATTAAAAACTACCCTGAAGGAGAAAAGATAA